The nucleotide window CCACAGAGGCCAGCGCCTGCCACACAAATGTATCCACCACAGCCACGGCCACCTGCGTCGGCTTCCCCACGTCGTGTTCATGTGCCTGATGGGTGCAGCACAGAGAGCATGGAGAGCAGGGACACTGTACCGGTGGAGCGGGGCAGAACAGCAGGGAGTGGGTGTGGGAGCGCACCGAGAGGAATGTACCactgatgtggggggggggggggggggttacacACAGGGTCCAGTATGGGTCTGGGGAAATGGTGCAGAGAGGAATGGACCACAGCAGAAGGCAAGCAGAGAAAACACATTTGTTATGGGCTCTGTGGGCACATGTGCACATGggtgggtgcaggcaggggtgtacagatctctgtgtgtgcgcgtgtgtgtgtgtctctgagcacaCGTGGATAGGGGTGTGTGcacgtggggggggggtgtacagctctgtgtgtgtctctgagcacaggTGTACAGGGGTGTgtgcaggctgggagatgtacagatctgtgtgtgtgtgtgtgtagggtgtgTGCAGGCAagggtgtgcatgcatgtgtacaGATGTAGGTGCAGGTAGGGGGGGTGTACAGATCTCTGTGTGGGTTTGTGGGTGTGTGCATGCCTCTGCATGTGTGTGCTGGTCAGGGGTGTACAGATGTGTGCATATGTGCACACGTGCTGGTCTGGGATGTCAGGTCTGTGTATGTTTGTACATGTCTGGGTGGGTGCATTAGCTCACCTGAGCAGGGCAGGTGctgccctggtgtgtgcagggtgtAGATCACAGTCTGGCAGCAGCTTTCCCCAGACAGGTACCAACACTCAGGAACATGCCACAAAGCTCAGCTTGGTACTGCCGGGCAGCACAGCCCATGCAGAGCAAGGAAGCTGCCAAGTCATTGACAGGGATCCCACCTGCTGTTTCACTGGGAGACAGGCCTCCCATGGCACATGGCTCCCTGCTCTCTGGCTAACATTGGATGGCGGGTCAGTGCTAGCATgctctgaccctctgtctccagcATGGTAGCAGGGCTCAGAGCATCCTCTTCCACCCTCCTGGAGGTGCTGTAGCTGGCTTCTCTGGCTCCTGGATCTGCTGCCAGCTTCTGGCATGCCCTAAACCCAAATGCTTTTGCAGAGAGTGGGCTCAGGAATGATCCCCAGCCCAGCATATTGCACAGTTATGacacatctggcactggccaatgTCAGACACAGGGCTCTGGACTGGATAGCCCTGGGGTCTCTTCCAGAGTGTCAGGAACACGGGATACTGCACTAGCTGGACCACAAGTCTCTTCCTGAAGGGGAATTCTTATGGTCCTAACCTCCAGCTCTCCTGGAGACAGGGAGGTGAGTGAGAAAGGACTGAAAGGAAAAGGCAGGTGCATTTCACAGAATTGAGATGCAGGACACTACAAGTCCTGAGCTGACACTATGAATCAAAAGATGCCCAGGAACATCAATCTGTGGAGTCTGACGCCTGTTGCTGGTGGAGCAGGAGAGGAAGACAGGGCCTCAGCACAGAGAGCTGCGTAGTGGAGGTGTGCAAGAGTGACTTTGTCTGTGCAAAAGTGGGGACTGCCCCTGGGTTTAGAGGCAGAAGCAGACTTTTGATGCATGAGCAGGACTGGTTCAGTAGACAGGATCTGGGCAGGAATGAGAGGGAAAGTGGAGTTGGCAGATGAGAGAACTTGGCCCCAGCTGCCcagtttgtcagcaggagaggggAGTCTTTGCCCCATGGAAGGTCAGAGGCCTGACAGCAAGACCCACCCTAGCCTGCCCTCCCCGCTGGCACTGCTCCCTCCACCAGGACCTGACCAGGGTCTAAGTGACAGGATCTTGCTTTGACCCCTCTCTTTTAGGACACACAGAGGCGATCCCAGGGGTCCAGGAGGCAACTAGCTCTGGGGGACAAAAGAGTTTGAGAGCTTCAAGGCACTTACAAcagctgccttctttcccttaTCAATCGCATCAGCCATCACGTATGTGGTCGCCACCCCGTAGCTCCCCCAGACCAGCGAGATGGGCACAATAGCTCTGAAGGACTCTCCAACTTCATTAGCATAGCCTTTAAGAAAGAGCAAGGTCAGAGGGGCcaaaggggggaggggttagTTACCGAAGAGGCTAAGGCACAGGCCAGAGAggagttaaaacaaaaaaaaatggggagACTGCAAGCTCCACCTACAACACCCCAGTAGCTAAATGTTCAGCAGTCCAAATGTTATCATTCAAACATCAGCACTAGGCTTTGGAATGGCAGCTCACACCCCTCAGAGAGCGTCCAGCTATCTACAGACTGAACAGACAATTCTGCATCAGGTCACCTCTGGGATCAGGAGGCTGGAACTGCACATGTAAATTCTGCAGGAGGCACCAGCCCAGGAGAGAATTGGCCCTGGGTCCCTCCTCAGCAGGGctgaggcatggggcagggcagtgtgggCGAAGCTTGCCCTCTGCTGCACTACTCTGAGGCTCTCCAGGGCTTGCTCACCAATGCACCACACAGAGTTTCAGAGCAACCTACTTCTCAGCAGCACCTCCTGGGTTATTTTTAGCCTCCGATACCTGCAGGCTTTGCCAGGTGCCTCTGGAGGGCAGAATCACTGAGCCCTGGCAGATGCCTCGCTTGTCTGGGGCTGATGGGC belongs to Gopherus flavomarginatus isolate rGopFla2 chromosome 15, rGopFla2.mat.asm, whole genome shotgun sequence and includes:
- the MTFP1 gene encoding mitochondrial fission process protein 1 isoform X3, with protein sequence MRLIRERRQLFGTFLSVRSHTHSLLFCPAPPVQCPCSPCSLCCTHQAHEHDVGKPTQVAVAVVDTFVWQALASVAIPGFTINRICAASLYFLGTMTHWPLPIRKWMTTAIGLSAIPVIIKPIDRSVDFLMDSSLRKLYGAEEKRRPSS
- the MTFP1 gene encoding mitochondrial fission process protein 1 isoform X1 gives rise to the protein MGAGGRCREQRASLKVTFLPISPRQARHLPGLSDSALQRHLAKPAGYANEVGESFRAIVPISLVWGSYGVATTYVMADAIDKGKKAAVAHEHDVGKPTQVAVAVVDTFVWQALASVAIPGFTINRICAASLYFLGTMTHWPLPIRKWMTTAIGLSAIPVIIKPIDRSVDFLMDSSLRKLYGAEEKRRPSS